A single window of Coffea eugenioides isolate CCC68of chromosome 7, Ceug_1.0, whole genome shotgun sequence DNA harbors:
- the LOC113777992 gene encoding uncharacterized protein LOC113777992: MANSSVSFGLQYTARSISLPSRLHPNAIRFEAELNKLKNWEASSLSITEPLCEVAIQAGLVGLAELYNCTEDLMQSSTAQAALIQHQNGIVVEESLERSVELLDSCGIIRDLFFSVKEHVQELQSALRRKNGDASIGKDIIRYLCFRKQVKKEVAKSLRSLKHMESRIGSSHDVLDIDHHLAMVIRVFREVTVITTSVLRSLLFFLSSPASARTKPSGWSLISKLMLTKSAVANKSHVLNNMGCADLALTSLQGHIKNGGIKADVQLAGKQLQMLDTSIEGLETGVEGLFRQLVRYRVTLLNMLIH, translated from the coding sequence ATGGCAAACAGTTCTGTATCTTTTGGCCTTCAATACACTGCTAGATCCATTAGTTTACCTTCAAGGTTACATCCCAATGCCATCAGGTTTGAAGCAGAGCTGAACAAATTAAAGAACTGGGAAGCATCTTCCCTTTCAATAACAGAGCCCTTGTGTGAAGTCGCAATTCAAGCTGGTCTAGTTGGCCTTGCTGAATTATACAACTGCACTGAGGATCTCATGCAGTCTTCAACGGCACAAGCAGCTCTTATTCAACATCAAAATGGGATAGTTGTGGAAGAATCACTTGAGAGATCAGTCGAGTTACTAGACTCATGCGGCATCATTCGTGACTTATTTTTCTCCGTTAAGGAACACGTTCAAGAGCTTCAATCAGCATTACGACGAAAAAATGGAGATGCCAGCATTGGAAAAGACATAATCCGTTATCTTTGCTTCAGAAAGCAAGTAAAGAAAGAAGTAGCAAAAAGCCTTAGATCATTGAAGCATATGGAAAGCAGAATTGGATCTTCTCATGATGTTCTAGACATAGATCATCATTTAGCAATGGTGATTAGGGTCTTTAGAGAAGTGACTGTTATCACCACATCTGTCTTGAgatctcttttatttttcttgtcttCACCAGCTTCCGCAAGGACAAAACCTAGTGGCTGGTCTCTGATTTCAAAGTTGATGTTAACAAAGTCTGCAGTTGCCAATAAAAGCCATGTTCTCAACAACATGGGATGTGCTGATCTTGCTCTTACATCCCTTCAGGGACACATAAAAAATGGTGGTATCAAAGCTGACGTGCAACTGGCTGGAAAACAATTGCAGATGCTTGATACCAGTATTGAAGGTCTTGAGACTGGTGTAGAAGGCTTGTTTAGGCAGTTGGTCCGATATAGAGTTACGCTTCTTAACATGCTCATCCATTGA